A portion of the Chondrinema litorale genome contains these proteins:
- a CDS encoding amidohydrolase, with translation MRQIFSKGVCLFVLLGMLQSAYAQSKKVLKEKNALIAEVEKDQEKYADIALKVWGYAEMGYQETKSSALLSSTLEEAGFKIEKGVAGIPTAFVATWGSGEPVIGILGEYDALPGIAQDSTPVKTPIEGQVAGHACGHHLFGAASIAASITIKNWLESTGTSGTIRFYGTPAEEGGAGKVYMVRAGLFDDVDAVLHWHPSSANGASPSSSLANKSAKFRFYGAAAHAAGAPERGRSALDAVEAMNMMVNMMREHVDEKSRIHYVITRGGEAPNVVPAFAEVYYYVRHPQRQEVKDMWERVVKAAEGAALGTETKMEYEVIHGVYNLLPNEILAKKMYNNLVTVGGVHYNDAEIAFAEKVAESFGNKKVPLENAAKISEFKLGGGGAGSTDVGDISWVVPTVGLGTATWVPGTSAHSWQAVAAGGMSIGKKGMIVAAKTLTLTAYDLFTNPEVIEEATKEFEEKTGTDFKYEALLGDREPPLDYRN, from the coding sequence ATGAGACAAATTTTCAGTAAAGGAGTGTGCCTATTTGTTTTACTTGGTATGCTTCAATCAGCTTATGCGCAAAGTAAAAAAGTGCTAAAAGAGAAAAATGCTTTAATAGCAGAAGTAGAGAAAGATCAGGAAAAGTACGCTGATATTGCGCTTAAGGTTTGGGGTTATGCAGAGATGGGTTATCAAGAAACGAAAAGTTCTGCATTGCTAAGTAGCACTTTAGAAGAAGCTGGTTTTAAAATTGAAAAAGGTGTAGCAGGAATTCCTACAGCATTTGTAGCAACTTGGGGTAGTGGAGAGCCTGTGATTGGTATTTTAGGTGAATACGATGCTTTACCAGGAATAGCTCAAGACTCTACGCCAGTAAAAACACCAATTGAAGGTCAAGTGGCAGGTCATGCATGTGGCCACCATTTATTTGGAGCAGCATCTATAGCTGCAAGTATCACCATTAAAAACTGGTTAGAGAGTACTGGTACTTCTGGCACAATTCGCTTTTACGGTACTCCAGCTGAAGAAGGTGGAGCAGGTAAAGTTTATATGGTTCGTGCCGGTTTATTTGATGATGTAGATGCGGTTTTACACTGGCACCCGTCTTCAGCAAATGGAGCAAGCCCAAGTTCATCATTAGCCAATAAATCGGCTAAATTCAGATTTTACGGTGCTGCGGCTCATGCGGCTGGTGCACCAGAAAGAGGCCGTTCAGCTTTAGATGCTGTTGAAGCTATGAACATGATGGTAAACATGATGCGTGAACACGTAGATGAGAAGTCGAGAATTCACTATGTAATTACTCGTGGTGGCGAGGCTCCAAATGTTGTTCCTGCTTTTGCAGAAGTATATTATTATGTAAGACACCCACAAAGACAAGAAGTGAAAGATATGTGGGAAAGAGTTGTAAAAGCGGCTGAAGGTGCAGCATTAGGTACAGAAACAAAAATGGAATACGAAGTAATTCATGGTGTGTATAACCTACTACCAAATGAAATATTGGCTAAGAAAATGTACAATAACTTAGTAACTGTAGGAGGAGTTCATTACAATGATGCCGAAATTGCTTTTGCCGAAAAGGTTGCAGAATCGTTCGGAAACAAGAAAGTACCATTAGAAAATGCTGCTAAAATTTCAGAATTTAAGCTAGGTGGTGGCGGAGCAGGTTCTACAGATGTTGGAGATATTAGCTGGGTAGTGCCAACAGTTGGCTTAGGTACTGCTACTTGGGTTCCAGGAACTTCTGCACATAGTTGGCAGGCAGTAGCTGCTGGTGGTATGTCTATTGGTAAAAAAGGGATGATTGTAGCGGCAAAAACTTTAACACTTACAGCTTACGATCTTTTCACTAATCCAGAGGTGATTGAAGAAGCAACAAAAGAATTTGAAGAAAAAACGGGTACAGATTTTAAATATGAGGCTTTATTGGGTGATAGAGAACCTCCTCTAGATTACAGAAACTAG